One Labrus mixtus chromosome 12, fLabMix1.1, whole genome shotgun sequence DNA segment encodes these proteins:
- the LOC132985460 gene encoding kelch repeat and BTB domain-containing protein 11-like: MDPDHTEAGEGGSVCPVLSSAAADTSPEIRTENCLELLSKAKRCGAAGEQERIYRFMSDHYLMVLRTPGLFGRLSAGERERILARRMEGDKVLTVAETCDGGSRESPLLPGPEDCSPRRVFCLHPESRRWEVLTRLPEEVPTKGSGMCTLYNYLFVAGGMSAHAASDRVFCFNPRTGLWSPVRPLSQPRCQLRLVSMDGFLYAIGGECLFTVERYDPRVDRWSHVAPLPKGSFAVAHEATPCGGELFVSGGSLFYRLLRYDPRRDEWEECPFNESRRRSTDMVAHRSLVYRFDVERERAGVSVHRYNTVVKVWHGGAFFPLQNPLPFRCAVLRDRVYCVNRSQVLQFEVREEREDFLQEVLPPPSEARGALVPFVLCLNRDKSSIPG, encoded by the coding sequence ATGGATCCGGATCACACGGAGGccggagagggagggagtgtgtgtcctgtcctcagctcagcagctgcagacacGTCGCCTGAGATAAGAACAGAAAACTGTTTGGAGCTGTTGAGCAAAGCGAAGCGGTGCGGCGCGGCGGGCGAACAGGAGCGGATCTACCGCTTCATGAGCGACCACTACCTGATGGTGCTGCGGACCCCCGGGCTGTTCGGCCGGCTCTCTGCGGGGGAGAGGGAGCGCATCCTGGCTCGCAGGATGGAGGGGGACAAGGTGCTGACGGTGGCGGAGACCTGTGACGGGGGGAGCCGGGAGAGCCCGCTGCTGCCCGGCCCGGAGGACTGCAGCCCCCGCAGAGTGTTCTGCCTCCACCCGGAGAGCCGGCGGTGGGAGGTGCTGACCCGGCTGCCAGAGGAGGTCCCGACTAAAGGCTCCGGGATGTGCACCTTGTACAACTACCTGTTCGTGGCGGGGGGGATGAGCGCGCACGCTGCGTCAGACCGGGTGTTCTGCTTCAACCCGCGGACCGGACTCTGGTCCCCGGTCCGTCCACTCAGCCAGCCCCGCTGCCAGCTCAGACTGGTCTCCATGGACGGCTTCCTGTACGCCATCGGGGGGGAGTGTCTGTTCACGGTGGAGCGCTACGACCCGCGCGTGGACAGGTGGAGTCACGTGGCTCCGCTGCCCAAAGGCTCGTTCGCGGTTGCGCACGAGGCGACCCCGTGCGGCGGGGAGCTGTTCGTGTCCGGGGGCTCGCTCTTCTACCGGCTGCTCCGCTACGACCCCCGCCGGGACGAGTGGGAGGAGTGTCCGTTCAACGAGAGCCGGCGCCGCTCCACGGACATGGTGGCGCACCGCAGCCTCGTGTACCGCTTCGACGTGGAGCGGGAGCGCGCGGGGGTGAGCGTGCACAGGTACAACACGGTGGTGAAGGTGTGGCACGGGGGAGCCTTCTTCCCGCTCCAGAACCCGCTCCCGTTCCGCTGCGCCGTGCTCCGGGACCGGGTCTACTGCGTCAACCGGAGCCAGGTTCTGCAGTTTGAGGTGCGCGAGGAGCGGGAGGACTTCCTGCAGGAGGTGCTGCCCCCCCCATCAGAGGCCCGTGGAGCCCTGGTACCCTTTGTCCTCTGTCTGAACCGGGACAAGTCATCTATCCCGGGTTAA